From Sediminibacterium sp. TEGAF015, a single genomic window includes:
- a CDS encoding glycosyltransferase family 87 protein → MNQVQNLLYKKWETKWAGNVYLIHVIWFLLAAIAVGAEMSRGLTGIDNYLIFEGVFRHVVQEKYLFSYYPDEYVSFNNYGPAFSLVIAPFALLPTYVGCFLWAMANAAALFYALKLLPIEEKQRIIVYWIVVIEMMTSIHSVQFNPMFTAFFIFSYVFTIRGKDWLATLFIALGFLTKIYGIAGLAFFFFSRNKLQFALSFIAWIAIIVIAPIIYSSADYIMQTYEDWYYQIIRRNQQNIDNSRTAGMQDISVPGMIRRIFHYYGPIDLPIIAIAGTLFGLPLLKKQNQLQPKFGLYYLALVLISVVIFSSAAESPTFVIAVTGAALWFISREKPVSILAKSLLGLLFVLTILSPTDLIPPYIRINIILAYSLKALPCFIIWCWLIISCWKIHLPKFPSGQ, encoded by the coding sequence ATGAATCAGGTACAAAATTTACTATACAAAAAATGGGAAACCAAGTGGGCAGGAAATGTCTATTTGATTCATGTAATCTGGTTTTTACTGGCAGCCATTGCCGTAGGCGCAGAAATGAGCCGGGGCTTAACCGGCATTGACAACTACTTAATTTTTGAAGGAGTTTTCAGGCATGTTGTGCAGGAAAAATATCTCTTCAGTTATTATCCCGACGAATATGTATCCTTTAATAATTATGGTCCTGCCTTTTCACTGGTTATAGCTCCATTTGCATTGCTGCCAACCTATGTAGGATGCTTTTTATGGGCTATGGCCAATGCTGCTGCGCTTTTTTATGCCTTGAAACTACTGCCGATTGAAGAGAAACAAAGAATTATTGTGTACTGGATTGTGGTGATTGAAATGATGACATCCATTCATAGTGTACAGTTTAATCCCATGTTTACTGCTTTCTTTATTTTTTCCTATGTATTTACCATAAGGGGAAAAGACTGGCTGGCTACTTTATTTATTGCATTAGGATTCCTAACTAAAATCTATGGAATTGCCGGACTTGCTTTTTTCTTCTTTTCCAGAAACAAGTTGCAGTTTGCTCTATCATTTATAGCATGGATAGCCATTATTGTTATTGCTCCAATCATTTATTCAAGTGCTGACTATATCATGCAGACTTATGAAGACTGGTACTATCAGATTATTCGACGCAATCAACAAAATATTGATAATTCAAGAACTGCTGGCATGCAGGATATTTCTGTACCAGGTATGATCAGGAGAATCTTTCATTACTATGGTCCAATTGATCTTCCGATTATCGCAATAGCTGGAACCCTATTCGGACTTCCTTTATTGAAAAAACAAAATCAGCTACAGCCAAAATTTGGATTATACTACTTGGCACTGGTATTAATTTCAGTAGTCATATTTAGTTCGGCAGCAGAAAGCCCAACATTTGTAATTGCAGTAACTGGTGCGGCTTTGTGGTTTATTTCGCGGGAGAAACCCGTTAGCATCTTAGCCAAATCCTTATTGGGATTGCTATTTGTTTTAACCATACTATCTCCCACTGACCTGATTCCACCCTATATAAGAATTAATATTATTCTTGCGTATTCTTTGAAAGCTTTACCTTGTTTCATCATCTGGTGCTGGTTAATCATCAGTTGCTGGAAAATTCATTTACCCAAATTCCCTTCCGGACAATGA
- a CDS encoding glycosyltransferase family 2 protein, protein MSRLVSFVIPACNEEKNIPVIVKEIAAIMDSLPYAYRFLFVDDGSSDHTLSVLQQLSKENQHVQYLSLSRNFGHQNALKAGLDHAEGDAVIMMDADLQHPPALIPLLLEKWEEGTDMVYTIRKEQEDLSLLKRKTSALFYDVINNMSDIELEQGTADFRLMDKKVVDAFRQLREHELFIRGLVKWMGFSQAGIAYIPSARLSGTSKYTIKKMVRFALQGITSFSTKPLYMAAYLGFSFAFLSVLYIPYIIYSFYQGHTVSGWASIIAAIAFFGGLQLMILGIIGLYLGKLFMQSKNRPHYFIKERSWDHA, encoded by the coding sequence ATGAGTAGATTAGTCAGTTTTGTTATTCCAGCTTGCAACGAAGAAAAGAATATTCCTGTAATTGTTAAGGAAATTGCCGCTATAATGGATAGCCTTCCTTATGCATATCGCTTTTTGTTTGTTGATGATGGTAGCAGCGACCATACACTTTCTGTTTTACAGCAGCTCTCAAAAGAAAATCAACATGTTCAATACCTGAGTCTATCCAGAAATTTTGGACACCAGAATGCCCTGAAGGCAGGTCTGGACCATGCTGAAGGAGACGCGGTGATTATGATGGATGCGGACCTGCAACATCCGCCGGCTTTAATCCCACTGCTATTGGAAAAATGGGAAGAAGGAACCGACATGGTATATACCATTAGAAAAGAACAGGAAGATTTGTCTTTACTAAAAAGGAAAACCTCAGCACTTTTCTATGATGTAATTAACAATATGTCTGACATTGAACTGGAACAAGGCACTGCCGATTTCAGGTTAATGGATAAAAAAGTAGTAGATGCATTCAGGCAATTAAGAGAGCACGAACTATTTATCAGAGGACTGGTAAAATGGATGGGGTTCAGTCAGGCAGGCATTGCTTATATTCCTTCTGCTCGTTTATCAGGCACTTCTAAATACACCATTAAAAAAATGGTAAGATTTGCCTTACAGGGAATTACATCTTTTAGTACAAAGCCCTTGTACATGGCGGCTTATCTTGGATTTAGCTTCGCATTTTTATCTGTACTTTATATTCCGTACATCATTTACAGTTTTTATCAGGGACATACCGTTTCAGGTTGGGCATCCATCATTGCTGCCATAGCTTTTTTCGGGGGATTACAACTGATGATTCTCGGAATCATCGGACTCTATCTGGGCAAACTGTTTATGCAAAGTAAAAACAGACCGCACTACTTTATCAAAGAAAGAAGTTGGGATCATGCATAA